One stretch of Prunus persica cultivar Lovell chromosome G1, Prunus_persica_NCBIv2, whole genome shotgun sequence DNA includes these proteins:
- the LOC18793365 gene encoding uncharacterized protein LOC18793365 isoform X1, producing the protein MNLQPLVRSRCCTVSLPHTRSFNLSTKVPPSSNLTFGSSLHQRPLSASPAKRGVLQLVAAYSRGRESAPESPAKALRRILDLPGVHQAPACFDALSAKLVERAGFQCCLTSGFSISAARLGLPDTGLISYGEMVDQGQQITQAVSIPVIGDGDNGYGNAINVKRTVKGYIKAGFAGILLEDQISPKACGHTKGRKVVSREEAVIRIRAAVDARKESGSDIVIVARTDSRQAVSLDEALWRSRAFADAGADVLFIDALTSKEEMKAFCGISSPVPKMANMLEGGGKTPILNPLELEDVGYKLVTYPLSLIGVSIRAMQEALAGIRGGRIPPPGSMPSFEEVKEILGFNNYYDEEKRYSASITPLSSERLTSNVYSLQRRVKDDAEQKDQSPQDPIVEVITPDVYNNYGADGSRGSFSGIWSRTLRVKITGRDGFEKLDVRIPAGFLDGITNIVPALGGVNIKELLNEAADEMGGKVLLDFNDTIGDRIQVFLE; encoded by the exons atgaaTCTGCAGCCTCTGGTGCGTAGCAGATGCTGCACTGTCTCTCTTCCTCACACCCGCTCTTTCAATCTCAGCACAAAAGTACCACCATCTTCAAATCTCACATTTGGGTCGTCCCTCCATCAACGCCCACTTTCTGCCTCTCCTGCGAAAAGGGGTGTCCTTCAACTCGTCGCTGCTTACTCAAGAGGCAGAGAATCAGCCCCTGAGTCTCCGGCGAAAGCGCTCCGCCGAATTCTTGACTTGCCAGGGGTTCATCAAGCCCCTGCTTGTTTTGATGCTCTAAGTGCCAAGTTGGTTGAAAGAGCTGGCTTCCAGTGCTGCTTGACCAGTG GATTTTCGATATCGGCTGCTAGATTAGGATTGCCAGATACAGGTTTGATATCCTATGGAGAAATGGTGGATCAGGGGCAACAAATTACCCAAGCTGTGTCAATTCCTGTTATCGGGGATGGGGATAATGGATACGGGAATGCAATCAATGTTAAGAGAACTGTCAAGGGATATATTAAAGCCGGTTTTGCTGGGATTCTGCTTGAAGATCAg ATCTCTCCAAAGGCTTGTGGTCATACGAAAGGCAGGAAAGTGGTCTCAAGAGAGGAGGCTGTGATACGGATAAGAGCAGCTGTTGATGCTCGGAAAGAGAGTGGCTCTGACATTGTCATTGTAGCACGAACTGATTCTCGTCAAGCAGTGTCTTTGGATGAAGCACTCTGGAGGTCAAGGGCATTTGCTGATGCTGGAGCAGATGTTCTTTTCATTGATGCACTAACTTCTAAAGAAGAGATGAAGGCTTTTTGTGGAATATCTTCCCCAGTTCCAAAAATG GCCAATATGCTTGAAGGAGGGGGCAAAACACCAATACTCAATCCTCTTGAACTCGAGGATGTTGGATATAAACTTGTGACCTATCCACTTTCCTTGATTGGGGTTTCTATTCGAGCAATGCAG GAAGCACTAGCTGGTATCAGAGGAGGTCGTATCCCTCCTCCTGGAAGCATGCCATCCTTCGAAGAGGTTAAGGAAATCCTAGGTTTCAACAATTATTATGACGAAGAAAAGCGGTATTCTGCCAGCATCACTCCACTATCTTCAGAAAGAT TGACCAGTAATGTGTACAGTCTCCAAAGGAGGGTTAAAGATGATGCAGAGCAGAAAGATCAGAGTCCTCAAGATCCCATTGTTGAAGTTATAACACCTGACGTCTACAATAACTATGGTGCAGATGGTTCCAGGGGTTCATTTTCTGGGATCTGGTCTCGGACGTTGAGGGTCAAAATAACTGGAAGAGATGGATTTGAGAAACTTGATGTTAGGATTCCT GCTGGATTCTTGGATGGAATCACAAATATAGTTCCAG CTCTCGGCGGTGTAAACATCAAAGAACTGTTGAATGAGGCAGCTGATGAAATGGGAGGGAAAGTGCTGTTAGATTTTAATGACACAATTGGTGATAGGATTCAAGTTTTTCTAGAGTAA
- the LOC18793365 gene encoding uncharacterized protein LOC18793365 isoform X2, whose amino-acid sequence MNLQPLVRSRCCTVSLPHTRSFNLSTKVPPSSNLTFGSSLHQRPLSASPAKRGVLQLVAAYSRGRESAPESPAKALRRILDLPGVHQAPACFDALSAKLVERAGFQCCLTSGFSISAARLGLPDTGLISYGEMVDQGQQITQAVSIPVIGDGDNGYGNAINVKRTVKGYIKAGFAGILLEDQISPKACGHTKGRKVVSREEAVIRIRAAVDARKESGSDIVIVARTDSRQAVSLDEALWRSRAFADAGADVLFIDALTSKEEMKAFCGISSPVPKMANMLEGGGKTPILNPLELEDVGYKLVTYPLSLIGVSIRAMQEALAGIRGGRIPPPGSMPSFEEVKEILGFNNYYDEEKRYSASITPLSSERYGSRGSFSGIWSRTLRVKITGRDGFEKLDVRIPAGFLDGITNIVPALGGVNIKELLNEAADEMGGKVLLDFNDTIGDRIQVFLE is encoded by the exons atgaaTCTGCAGCCTCTGGTGCGTAGCAGATGCTGCACTGTCTCTCTTCCTCACACCCGCTCTTTCAATCTCAGCACAAAAGTACCACCATCTTCAAATCTCACATTTGGGTCGTCCCTCCATCAACGCCCACTTTCTGCCTCTCCTGCGAAAAGGGGTGTCCTTCAACTCGTCGCTGCTTACTCAAGAGGCAGAGAATCAGCCCCTGAGTCTCCGGCGAAAGCGCTCCGCCGAATTCTTGACTTGCCAGGGGTTCATCAAGCCCCTGCTTGTTTTGATGCTCTAAGTGCCAAGTTGGTTGAAAGAGCTGGCTTCCAGTGCTGCTTGACCAGTG GATTTTCGATATCGGCTGCTAGATTAGGATTGCCAGATACAGGTTTGATATCCTATGGAGAAATGGTGGATCAGGGGCAACAAATTACCCAAGCTGTGTCAATTCCTGTTATCGGGGATGGGGATAATGGATACGGGAATGCAATCAATGTTAAGAGAACTGTCAAGGGATATATTAAAGCCGGTTTTGCTGGGATTCTGCTTGAAGATCAg ATCTCTCCAAAGGCTTGTGGTCATACGAAAGGCAGGAAAGTGGTCTCAAGAGAGGAGGCTGTGATACGGATAAGAGCAGCTGTTGATGCTCGGAAAGAGAGTGGCTCTGACATTGTCATTGTAGCACGAACTGATTCTCGTCAAGCAGTGTCTTTGGATGAAGCACTCTGGAGGTCAAGGGCATTTGCTGATGCTGGAGCAGATGTTCTTTTCATTGATGCACTAACTTCTAAAGAAGAGATGAAGGCTTTTTGTGGAATATCTTCCCCAGTTCCAAAAATG GCCAATATGCTTGAAGGAGGGGGCAAAACACCAATACTCAATCCTCTTGAACTCGAGGATGTTGGATATAAACTTGTGACCTATCCACTTTCCTTGATTGGGGTTTCTATTCGAGCAATGCAG GAAGCACTAGCTGGTATCAGAGGAGGTCGTATCCCTCCTCCTGGAAGCATGCCATCCTTCGAAGAGGTTAAGGAAATCCTAGGTTTCAACAATTATTATGACGAAGAAAAGCGGTATTCTGCCAGCATCACTCCACTATCTTCAGAAAGAT ATGGTTCCAGGGGTTCATTTTCTGGGATCTGGTCTCGGACGTTGAGGGTCAAAATAACTGGAAGAGATGGATTTGAGAAACTTGATGTTAGGATTCCT GCTGGATTCTTGGATGGAATCACAAATATAGTTCCAG CTCTCGGCGGTGTAAACATCAAAGAACTGTTGAATGAGGCAGCTGATGAAATGGGAGGGAAAGTGCTGTTAGATTTTAATGACACAATTGGTGATAGGATTCAAGTTTTTCTAGAGTAA